The genomic stretch CGCTCTCGAGGTCGAGTTTCGATGCGTACCGAGGCAAATACTGGGTCGGCTCGATCGGACCGGTTGGAAGTCCCAGTTCACGATTCAACGCGTCGTAGGCGACCTGCAGTTCGTCGCTGTCAGCGCGGGAAACGGCCGTGACTTCGTCGACCGTTCGTGCCAGTGAGCACGTTCGACAGATCGCGTACATCGATGCAGCGGCGAACCCCTCGAGAGAGCGTCCCTGAAAGAGTCCCTCCGATTGGGCTGATTTGAAGAGCGTACAGGCCTGTTCTTTGGCACTCTTGGGAAGCGAAAGCGACGCGGTGATCCGACGAATTTCGCTAAAGCCGTAGACCTGGTTGCGTTTCGCTTTCGTCGAAATTCGGGCGCGATTGTGCTCTCGACGAAGGCGAGCGATCTGTCGTCGCTTTCGGCCGGTCAGTCGAGCCCGGTAGCTGGCATTCGATCCAGTCCCGAACCCGATTTCGGTCGATAGCCCACGGTCGTGTCTCGAGCGCGTCAGGGGTGCTCCGGTTCGTCGTCGGTCGGTTTCTTCGTCGTCGAACGATCGCCACTCCGGCCCCCGGTCGATCGTATCCTCCGCGGATACGAGTCCGCAATCTTCACAAACCGTTTCTGTTCCGTTGGTTCGTAATCTACCGTCACACTCGGGGCAGACGGCAGTTGAATCGGCAATCTGCATTATTGTGTCGTACGTGATGAATTACTAACTTGTTAGTATTTAAAATATTGGAAATTGAAGGGAATACTACTTGCCGGATGCAGGTTCGCTCGCAAACGAGTCTTCCGTTCGCTGGTCGAACGACGTTGTTGGACGATTCGACTAACAGTGTGGATTCCAGAACAGAATCGTGCTCGAGGATTGTGCCGTCTGGTCGCTTACGCGTCGTCGCTCAACGTCTCGAGCACACCGTCGATATCGCCGGGAACCGGTTCGGGGTCGCCGCCTGCAGCGGCTGCAGCGTCCGGATCCTTGAGCAGGTGACCGGTGGTGAGACAGGCGACGCGTTCGTCGGCGTCGACGATACCCGCGTTTCGAAGTTTCCGGAGTCCGGCGACGGAGGCGGCGGAGGCTGGCTCGACACCGATGCCCTCGCCGGCGAGGTCACGTTGAGCGGCCGTAATTTCTTCGTCGGAAACCGAGACCGCCGTTCCGTCTGTCTCGCGAATGCCTGGTAGCGCTTTCGGCGCGTTGACCGGGTTCCCAATCCGAATCGCGGTCGCGCGCGTTTCGACGTCGTCCCACCGTCGGACTTCGTCCGCACCGTTTTCGATCGCTTCGACCATCGGCGCTGCCCCCTCGGCTTGCACGCCGGTTAGCTTCGGCACGTCTGCTTCCGCGAGTTCGCCCGCCTGGACGAGTTCGCGGAAGGCCTTGTACAGCGCGGACGTGTTTCCAGCGTTGCCGACTGGCAGGACGATTCGATCCGGAACGGTGTCGTAATCCGCGAGGAACCCTTCGAGAATCTCGAGTCCGATCGTCTTCTGGCCCTCGAGTCGGAACGGGTTCAGCGAGTTCAAGAGGTATGCCTCGCCTCGACTGGCCAGTTCCTGGACGAAGTCGAGGCAGGTATCAAAGTTGTCGTCGACCTCGAGAATGCGAGCGCCGTGCAGGCTGGCCTGAGCGATTTTCCCCGCGGCGACCTTGCCGGCGGGGAGGAGCACGAGCGTCTCCATTCCCCCGCGAGAGCCGTAGGCCGCGAGTGCGGCGCTCGTGTTGCCCGTCGACGCGCAGGCGAGGCGACCGACGCCGAGTTCCTTCGCGACGCGAACGCCGACCGTCATTCCGCGGTCTTTGAACGAACCGGTCGGGTTCATCCCCTCGTGTTTGATTCGCAGCGCCTCGACGCCGATGTCGTCTTCGAGCCGTGGCACTTCGTACAGCGGCGTGTCGCCTTCCTGGATCGAGACTCCCTCGTCGAATGGGAGCGCGTCGGCGTAGCGCCAGACGCCTCGTCCCTCGAAATCGTCGAACGTCGGCAACTCGTCGTAGCGAACTTCGAGCAGGCCGTCACACTCATCACAGGTGTAACGGATGTCGTCGAATGGGGCGAACGTTTCGCCACACTCGATACACTCGAGCCAGACGCCATCGTCGGCGTTGGCGGGTACTGCCGGTTGATCAGCGGAGAGGCTGAGACTCATTATCGCTCGAGAGGGGGGCGAGGGGGAAAAAGGACGTGGGTTCGTGGGGCGTGGGGAGTAAACGGCAGCGTCCACGACGAACCCGTCCGGGTGATCGGTGCGTTATTTTCGCGTCGATTCAGCGAGTCGAGACCGCTCACGCTACGACGAGGATAAGGAGTGCCGCCGGCACGATCATCATCAGTAGCGTGGCGAGCAGTGCTTTGAACCACATGGTCTCGACTGCCCGGTCCCGATCCGTTCGTATAATGTTCTGTCAGTGTCTCAAATTGCGAAAGTAACTCGCCTCGAGAAACTCGGAATTTACTCGAGTAGGGCTTGCCTTGTACCTCGAGAGAGTTCACCAGTCAACATTCATCTGGCGACAACCGCCGCTCGTGGCGAATCGGTCACTCGAGTAGCCAACTCAACAACGCCTTCTGTGCGTGCAGCCGATTTTCGGCCTGATCGAAGACGACCGATCGGTCGCTCTCGACGACGTTGTCGGTGATCTCTTCGCCGCGGTGGGCGGGTAGACAGTGCATAACGGAGGCGTCAGGGGCGTGCTCGAGCAAACTCGAACAGACCTGAAAGCCCTCGAAGGCGTCCATTCGGACGTCTCGTTCGTCCTCCTGGCCCATGCTGATCCAGACGTCGGTGTAAATGACGTCGACGTCCGAGACAGCATCGACGGGATCGCTCGTGACCGTCGGGTCACCGCCGAGTTCGCGCGCTCGCTCGAGGACGGTCTCGTCGACGCCGTAGCCATCGGGCGTCGCGACCGTCAAGTCGATGCCGGCGAGCGCACAGCCGAGGACGAACGACTGGGCGACGTTGTTGCCGTCGCCGACCCACGCTGCCGAGACGTCCTCGAAGCCGCCTTCTTGCTCGCGGATCGTCAACAGATCGGCGAGCGTCTGGCAGGGGTGGGCGTCGTCGGTCAGCCCGTTGACGACCGGAACAGAGGCGTACTCTGCGAACACTTCGATGTTCTCGTGTTTGAAAACGCGAGCCATCACGGCGTCGACGTACCGCGAGAGCGTCCGCGAGGTGTCTTTGAGCGGTTCGCCTCGCCCGAGCTGGATGTCGTCCTCGCCGAGGAAGACGGCGTGGCCGCCGAGTTGGGTCATCCCCGTTTCGAAGGAGACGCGAGTCCGCGTACTCGGCTTCTGGAAGATCATGCCTAGGGTCTGGCCAGCCAGATCTTCGTGGTTCTCGCCGCGTTCCTGAGCGCGCTTGTACGTCGCTGCGCGTTCGAGGACCGTCTCGAGTTCGACCTGTGAGAGGTCGGTGATCTCGAGGAAGTGACGGACGTCAGTGGTTGTGGCCATCACTCCTCACCTCCGCGAAGCGTTGTCGAAACCTCTTCTAAGACCGCAACGGAGCGGTCGAATTCCGCAAGCGAGAGTCGTTCGTCCGGTGCGTGATCGAGGTCCGAGTTGCCGGGGCCGTAGGTAACCATCTGACAGTCCCACTCGCCGGCATAGAGGTTCATGTCGCTGGTCCCAGTCTTGCGGATCAGCCGCGGATCACAGCCTTCTTTTCGGATCGCCGCGCGAAACGCGCGGGCGACCTCGGTTCGGGGACTCTCCATGACCGGTGGAATCGGTTCGGCCCAGGAGACGGTCCCGATCTCGAGGCCGGCTTCGGCTGTCTCGCGGACCGCTTCAGCGTCCAGTGACGGCGGAATCCGCAACTGAACGTCGAGGGTCGCTTCGACTGAAAGCCCGTCTTCGCTGATCCCGCCGTCGATATCGACGGGTTTGGCGGTGACGCGTTCGAAGACGGCCGTGTACTCGTCGTCCTCGAAGGCCGCTTCGACGCCGTTCCACCAGTTCGTCGCGTGTTGGATCGCATTCGGTTCCGGCCGTGAGGTGTGGCCGGATTCGCTGGTCGCGACGTAGGTGCCTGCGAGAAAGCCACGATAGCCGAGGGTGATGCCCGTCGACCCGCTCGGTTCGCCGTTGACGACGGCATCGGGTTCCGCTCGGTCCTCGATGAGGTGGCGCGCCCCGCGCGAACTGGTCTCCTCGCCGACGACGCCGACGAAGGAGACGCCGGTTCGAACGGCTGCTACGGCCATCGCGGCCAACGGACCGGTGGCGTCGACGCTGCCACGACCCCAGAGGACGTCTTCGCCGAGTTCGTCGGCAACATCTTGCTCGAGGTCGTTCTCGTCCGCTGGCTCGACTTCGACCGGAATTTCGCCGGGCACGGTATCGACGTGTGAGGTCAACAGCACGGAATCGTCTGCCGGTGCCCGTACGTTGCCGACCTCGTCAAGCCACGCTTCCCGGCCGTAGCTCTCGAAGAACTCGACGAGAACCTCAGCCGCGTCGGTTTCTGCATCCGATGGTGACGGTGTCGATACGAGATCGATCAGGAGTTGGCGGGCGTCCGCGTCCGAAACGTCGGTCTGGTCGGTCATGCTCGCGTTCATGATTCCTCGTCGGAGCCGATAACTGCCGTGAGCGCGGTGACGAGTTGGTCTGCTTCTGCCTCGTCGATCACGAGTGGCGGCAACAGCCGCAACACGGTTCGACCCGCGGGCAAGGCAAGCACCTGATGATTCATCGCCAGATCACGTGCCGCGCGGTTCGCGCCGCGTTTTAGCTCGAGGCCGATAAGCAGGCCCTCACCACGGATCTCACGCACGTCCTCACCGAGTGCGGCCTCGAGTTCGGTCGTGAGATAGTCGCCCATCTCGGCGGCGTGGGCGGGCCACTCCTCCTCGACGAGCGTCGAGATGGTTGCATGGACTGCGGCGGTAACGACGGGCCCGCCGCTGAACGTGGCGTTGTGGGATGCTGTGCCGTCTGCGATCCAGTCCTGGACCGCAACCGCACCGATTGGCAGCCCATTGCCGAGCCCTTTCGCGGTCGTGAGAATGTCGGGCGTGACACCTGCACCTTCACAGGCCCACATTTGTCCCGTCCGGCCCATGCCGGTCTGGACCTCGTCGAAGACGAGCGCTGCACCGATGTCCTCGGTACAGTCACGAGCCGTCTCGAGGTAGCCCGCCGGTGGGAC from Natronorubrum sediminis encodes the following:
- the thrC gene encoding threonine synthase, which encodes MSLSLSADQPAVPANADDGVWLECIECGETFAPFDDIRYTCDECDGLLEVRYDELPTFDDFEGRGVWRYADALPFDEGVSIQEGDTPLYEVPRLEDDIGVEALRIKHEGMNPTGSFKDRGMTVGVRVAKELGVGRLACASTGNTSAALAAYGSRGGMETLVLLPAGKVAAGKIAQASLHGARILEVDDNFDTCLDFVQELASRGEAYLLNSLNPFRLEGQKTIGLEILEGFLADYDTVPDRIVLPVGNAGNTSALYKAFRELVQAGELAEADVPKLTGVQAEGAAPMVEAIENGADEVRRWDDVETRATAIRIGNPVNAPKALPGIRETDGTAVSVSDEEITAAQRDLAGEGIGVEPASAASVAGLRKLRNAGIVDADERVACLTTGHLLKDPDAAAAAGGDPEPVPGDIDGVLETLSDDA
- a CDS encoding transcription initiation factor IIB, producing MQIADSTAVCPECDGRLRTNGTETVCEDCGLVSAEDTIDRGPEWRSFDDEETDRRRTGAPLTRSRHDRGLSTEIGFGTGSNASYRARLTGRKRRQIARLRREHNRARISTKAKRNQVYGFSEIRRITASLSLPKSAKEQACTLFKSAQSEGLFQGRSLEGFAAASMYAICRTCSLARTVDEVTAVSRADSDELQVAYDALNRELGLPTGPIEPTQYLPRYASKLDLESAVEQRANAHASALLEAEVMSGRNPSGVAAACLYKAAGERDEWPTVTQAQAADVADVAPATIRSTVTLIDDL
- the argF gene encoding ornithine carbamoyltransferase codes for the protein MATTTDVRHFLEITDLSQVELETVLERAATYKRAQERGENHEDLAGQTLGMIFQKPSTRTRVSFETGMTQLGGHAVFLGEDDIQLGRGEPLKDTSRTLSRYVDAVMARVFKHENIEVFAEYASVPVVNGLTDDAHPCQTLADLLTIREQEGGFEDVSAAWVGDGNNVAQSFVLGCALAGIDLTVATPDGYGVDETVLERARELGGDPTVTSDPVDAVSDVDVIYTDVWISMGQEDERDVRMDAFEGFQVCSSLLEHAPDASVMHCLPAHRGEEITDNVVESDRSVVFDQAENRLHAQKALLSWLLE
- a CDS encoding [LysW]-lysine hydrolase, whose amino-acid sequence is MTDQTDVSDADARQLLIDLVSTPSPSDAETDAAEVLVEFFESYGREAWLDEVGNVRAPADDSVLLTSHVDTVPGEIPVEVEPADENDLEQDVADELGEDVLWGRGSVDATGPLAAMAVAAVRTGVSFVGVVGEETSSRGARHLIEDRAEPDAVVNGEPSGSTGITLGYRGFLAGTYVATSESGHTSRPEPNAIQHATNWWNGVEAAFEDDEYTAVFERVTAKPVDIDGGISEDGLSVEATLDVQLRIPPSLDAEAVRETAEAGLEIGTVSWAEPIPPVMESPRTEVARAFRAAIRKEGCDPRLIRKTGTSDMNLYAGEWDCQMVTYGPGNSDLDHAPDERLSLAEFDRSVAVLEEVSTTLRGGEE
- a CDS encoding aspartate aminotransferase family protein → MSDDDFISGSKPIGIERGEGVSLYTADGTEYLDAGASFACTPLGHSHPAVVDAVTTQVEDLTFVDSSFPVQSREDAYAAFVASTPDGLEQAWFCNSGTESNEAALKFARSATGNSKIIAATRSFHGRTMGALAATWKDKYKEPYEPLVGDIEFVPYGESEELAEAVDDETAAVILEPIQGEGGINVPPAGYLETARDCTEDIGAALVFDEVQTGMGRTGQMWACEGAGVTPDILTTAKGLGNGLPIGAVAVQDWIADGTASHNATFSGGPVVTAAVHATISTLVEEEWPAHAAEMGDYLTTELEAALGEDVREIRGEGLLIGLELKRGANRAARDLAMNHQVLALPAGRTVLRLLPPLVIDEAEADQLVTALTAVIGSDEES